A region from the Sebastes umbrosus isolate fSebUmb1 chromosome 18, fSebUmb1.pri, whole genome shotgun sequence genome encodes:
- the tmem181 gene encoding transmembrane protein 181 isoform X2, producing the protein MELLAPMRLYTLSKRHFVLVFVLFLICFGLTVFIGIAGPKVIAEQEHNVDQLLLKNLSVKTGPFNLLSPPLTTYNQQLWLTCVMQAEHSNMGDFQQPFEINVELKGVMQDASVMHINNMHQKSRTLHCGDKCDEIIVLHLGYLNYTQYQVMVSFKGLENITYEIKVKFIWKTYNPTFSQVEIWFRFVFVVLTFMVTCMFAHSLRKFSMRDWGIEQKWMSILLPLLLLYNDPFFPLSFLVNSWFPGTLDAFFQALFLCSLLLFWLCVYHGIRVQGERKCLTFYLPKLIIVGLLWLSAVTLGIWQTVNELQDPTYQYKVDIMNFQGMKVFFLIVVALYILYLIFLVVRACSELKNMPYSDLRLRFLTALTFVVLVISMVILYLRFGAKALQDNFVAELSTHYQNSAEFLSFYGLLNFYLYTLAFVYSPSKNALYDSQLKDNPAFSMLNDSDDEVIYGSDYEDMPLQNGRAIKATAKYQDETDSD; encoded by the exons ATGGAGCT ATTGGCCCCCATGCGGCTCTACACCTTGTCCAAAAGACACTTTGTCTTGGTTTTCGTCTTGTTCCTGATCTGCTTTGGCCTCACAGTCTTCATTGGGATTGCAG GTCCTAAGGTTATTGCTGAGCAAGAACACAATGTTGATCAGTTACTTCTCAAAAACCTCTCAGTTAAG ACTGGGCCCTTCAATCTACTTTCTCCTCCCCTCACCACCTACAACCAGCAGCTATGGCTCACCTGTGTGATGCAGGCTGAACACAGCAATA TGGGAGACTTCCAGCAGCCTTTCGAGATCAACGTTGAGCTAAAGGGAGTGATGCAGGACGCCAGTGTGATGCACATCAACAACATGCACCAGAAATCCCGGACGCTACACTGCGGGGAT AAATGTGATGAGATCATTGTGCTCCATCTTGGCTATCTGAACTACACCCAGTACCAGGTCATGGTCAGCTTCAAAGGCCTTGAAAATATCACGTATGAAATCAAGGTCAAGTTTATT TGGAAAACGTACAACCCCACCTTCTCGCAAGTGGAGATCTGGTTCCGTTTTGTCTTTGTGGTGTTGACCTTTATGGTGACG TGTATGTTTGCACACTCACTGAGGAAGTTTTCCATGAGGGATTGGGGCATAGAACAGAAGTGGATGTCTATCCTGCTCCCTTTGCTGTTACTCTACAACG ATCCGTTCTTCCCGCTGTCATTCCTGGTGAACAGCTGGTTTCCGGGGACGTTGGACGCTTTCTTCCAGGCTCTGTTCCTGTGTTCCCTGCTGCTCTTCTGGCTCTGTGTTTATCATGGCATCAGGGTTCAG GGTGAGAGGAAATGTCTGACGTTCTACCTGCCTAAGCTGATCATCGTAGgtcttctgtggctctcagcAGTTACACTGGGCATATGGCAAAC GGTTAATGAACTCCAAGACCCTACTTATCAGTATAAAGTGGACATAATGAACTTTCAG GGCATGAAGGTCTTCTTCCTGATTGTAGTTGCCCTCTATATCCTCTACTTGATCTTCCTGGTCGTCAGAGCTTGTTCTGAACTCAAGAACATGCCTTACTCAG ATCTCCGGCTCAGGTTTTTGACGGCGCTGACGTTTGTGGTCCTTGTTATAAG CATGGTCATTCTCTACCTGAGGTTTGGTGCCAAGGCTCTCCAAGACAACTTTGTCGCTGAACTGTCTACTCATTACCAGAACT CAGCTGAATTTTTATCATTCTACGGTCTACTCAACTTTTACTTGTACACATTGGCATTTGTGTATTCCCCCTCCAAAAATGCACTTTATG ACTCCCAGTTGAAGGATAACCCTGctttttctatgctaaatgacTCCGATGATGAAGTAATATACGG GAGTGATTATGAAGACATGCCTTTACAAAACGGACGTGCTATCAAAGCAACCGCCAAGTACCAGGATGAAACTGACAGTGACTGA
- the dynlt1 gene encoding dynein light chain Tctex-type 1 isoform X2, with protein MDEYQTEEETAFIVEEVSKIIKESVEAAIGGNAYQHSRVNQWTTSVVEQCLSQLSKLGKPFKYIEKWSRSANSQHMLLGQLY; from the exons ATGGACGAGTATCAGACAGAAGAGGAG ACTGCGTTCATCGTTGAAGAAGTGAGCAAAATCATTAAAGAG TCAGTGGAAGCAGCCATAGGAGGAAATGCCTACCAGCACAGCAGAGTGAACCAGTGGACCACCAGTGTAGTGGAGCAGTGCCTCAGTCAACTCAGCAAGCTGGGGAAGCCTTTCAAATATATTG AAAAATGGAGCAGGTCTGCAAACAGCCAGCACATGCTTCTGGGACAACTCTACTGA
- the tmem181 gene encoding transmembrane protein 181 isoform X1 — translation MDTDYSSGLENPLYSELKYFCRKIQEAYNELKEDLTPYRDDRFYRLAPMRLYTLSKRHFVLVFVLFLICFGLTVFIGIAGPKVIAEQEHNVDQLLLKNLSVKTGPFNLLSPPLTTYNQQLWLTCVMQAEHSNMGDFQQPFEINVELKGVMQDASVMHINNMHQKSRTLHCGDKCDEIIVLHLGYLNYTQYQVMVSFKGLENITYEIKVKFIWKTYNPTFSQVEIWFRFVFVVLTFMVTCMFAHSLRKFSMRDWGIEQKWMSILLPLLLLYNDPFFPLSFLVNSWFPGTLDAFFQALFLCSLLLFWLCVYHGIRVQGERKCLTFYLPKLIIVGLLWLSAVTLGIWQTVNELQDPTYQYKVDIMNFQGMKVFFLIVVALYILYLIFLVVRACSELKNMPYSDLRLRFLTALTFVVLVISMVILYLRFGAKALQDNFVAELSTHYQNSAEFLSFYGLLNFYLYTLAFVYSPSKNALYDSQLKDNPAFSMLNDSDDEVIYGSDYEDMPLQNGRAIKATAKYQDETDSD, via the exons ATGGACACCGACTACTCGTCCGGCCTGGAGAACCCTCTGTACAGCGAGCTGAAGTACTTCTGCAGGAAGATCCAGGAGGCCTACAACGAGCTGAAGGAGGACCTGACACCTTACAGGGATGATCGCTTTTACAG ATTGGCCCCCATGCGGCTCTACACCTTGTCCAAAAGACACTTTGTCTTGGTTTTCGTCTTGTTCCTGATCTGCTTTGGCCTCACAGTCTTCATTGGGATTGCAG GTCCTAAGGTTATTGCTGAGCAAGAACACAATGTTGATCAGTTACTTCTCAAAAACCTCTCAGTTAAG ACTGGGCCCTTCAATCTACTTTCTCCTCCCCTCACCACCTACAACCAGCAGCTATGGCTCACCTGTGTGATGCAGGCTGAACACAGCAATA TGGGAGACTTCCAGCAGCCTTTCGAGATCAACGTTGAGCTAAAGGGAGTGATGCAGGACGCCAGTGTGATGCACATCAACAACATGCACCAGAAATCCCGGACGCTACACTGCGGGGAT AAATGTGATGAGATCATTGTGCTCCATCTTGGCTATCTGAACTACACCCAGTACCAGGTCATGGTCAGCTTCAAAGGCCTTGAAAATATCACGTATGAAATCAAGGTCAAGTTTATT TGGAAAACGTACAACCCCACCTTCTCGCAAGTGGAGATCTGGTTCCGTTTTGTCTTTGTGGTGTTGACCTTTATGGTGACG TGTATGTTTGCACACTCACTGAGGAAGTTTTCCATGAGGGATTGGGGCATAGAACAGAAGTGGATGTCTATCCTGCTCCCTTTGCTGTTACTCTACAACG ATCCGTTCTTCCCGCTGTCATTCCTGGTGAACAGCTGGTTTCCGGGGACGTTGGACGCTTTCTTCCAGGCTCTGTTCCTGTGTTCCCTGCTGCTCTTCTGGCTCTGTGTTTATCATGGCATCAGGGTTCAG GGTGAGAGGAAATGTCTGACGTTCTACCTGCCTAAGCTGATCATCGTAGgtcttctgtggctctcagcAGTTACACTGGGCATATGGCAAAC GGTTAATGAACTCCAAGACCCTACTTATCAGTATAAAGTGGACATAATGAACTTTCAG GGCATGAAGGTCTTCTTCCTGATTGTAGTTGCCCTCTATATCCTCTACTTGATCTTCCTGGTCGTCAGAGCTTGTTCTGAACTCAAGAACATGCCTTACTCAG ATCTCCGGCTCAGGTTTTTGACGGCGCTGACGTTTGTGGTCCTTGTTATAAG CATGGTCATTCTCTACCTGAGGTTTGGTGCCAAGGCTCTCCAAGACAACTTTGTCGCTGAACTGTCTACTCATTACCAGAACT CAGCTGAATTTTTATCATTCTACGGTCTACTCAACTTTTACTTGTACACATTGGCATTTGTGTATTCCCCCTCCAAAAATGCACTTTATG ACTCCCAGTTGAAGGATAACCCTGctttttctatgctaaatgacTCCGATGATGAAGTAATATACGG GAGTGATTATGAAGACATGCCTTTACAAAACGGACGTGCTATCAAAGCAACCGCCAAGTACCAGGATGAAACTGACAGTGACTGA
- the dynlt1 gene encoding dynein light chain Tctex-type 1 isoform X1 has protein sequence MDEYQTEEETAFIVEEVSKIIKESVEAAIGGNAYQHSRVNQWTTSVVEQCLSQLSKLGKPFKYIVTCIIMQKNGAGLQTASTCFWDNSTDGSCAVRWENKSMYCIVSVFGLAI, from the exons ATGGACGAGTATCAGACAGAAGAGGAG ACTGCGTTCATCGTTGAAGAAGTGAGCAAAATCATTAAAGAG TCAGTGGAAGCAGCCATAGGAGGAAATGCCTACCAGCACAGCAGAGTGAACCAGTGGACCACCAGTGTAGTGGAGCAGTGCCTCAGTCAACTCAGCAAGCTGGGGAAGCCTTTCAAATATATTG TTACCTGTATCATCATGCAGAAAAATGGAGCAGGTCTGCAAACAGCCAGCACATGCTTCTGGGACAACTCTACTGATG GAAGCTGTGCGGTGAGATGGGAGAACAAGTCCATGTACTGTATCGTCAGTGTTTTTGGGCTGGCCATCTGA